One genomic region from Anabaena sp. PCC 7108 encodes:
- a CDS encoding ion channel: MKFRKFRLQRQSRKQKKVIIPRVHIKIHNGQFEIIGMGAWHSYWRDPYHLLLTIPWVGFLILICVFYVAINALFASAYWLGGDCIANAQPGSFADAFFFSVQTLASIGYGAMYPKTTYANIIVTIEAMIGVVGIAVMTGLAFARFSRPTARVIFSRVAVITPHQGVPTLAFRTANQRRNMILEAQMRMYLMRDEITVEGYSMRRIYDLKLLRHQTPNFSLSWLVMHIIDESSPLYGMTAELLTQTNSLLMVSVSGIDETVAQVVHARHSYSANQILWNRRFVDIMHHTPDGHRYVDYNHFHDVLPVDKVG, translated from the coding sequence ATGAAATTTCGGAAATTTCGATTGCAGAGACAGTCTAGGAAGCAAAAAAAAGTTATCATCCCACGAGTTCACATCAAAATCCACAATGGACAATTTGAAATCATAGGTATGGGTGCTTGGCATTCTTACTGGCGTGATCCTTACCATCTGCTACTAACGATTCCCTGGGTTGGTTTCTTGATCTTAATTTGTGTGTTTTATGTAGCTATTAATGCTTTGTTTGCCTCCGCTTATTGGCTAGGAGGAGATTGTATAGCTAATGCTCAACCAGGTTCTTTTGCAGATGCCTTTTTCTTTAGTGTGCAAACCTTGGCATCTATTGGTTACGGTGCTATGTATCCAAAAACAACTTATGCCAATATCATTGTCACTATTGAAGCAATGATTGGTGTGGTGGGAATTGCGGTGATGACAGGATTAGCCTTTGCCCGTTTCTCTCGACCAACTGCCCGTGTGATCTTTAGCCGTGTAGCTGTTATTACACCCCATCAAGGAGTGCCAACGCTGGCATTTCGTACTGCTAATCAGCGCCGTAACATGATTTTAGAAGCTCAGATGCGGATGTATTTAATGCGCGATGAAATCACAGTAGAAGGATATTCCATGCGGCGAATTTATGATCTCAAACTTTTACGTCATCAAACACCTAACTTTTCTTTGTCCTGGTTAGTAATGCATATTATTGATGAGTCTAGTCCTCTTTATGGAATGACAGCAGAATTACTAACTCAGACTAATTCTTTGCTGATGGTTTCTGTTAGTGGTATTGATGAAACGGTGGCACAAGTTGTCCATGCTCGTCATAGTTATAGTGCTAATCAAATTCTCTGGAATCGTAGATTTGTTGATATTATGCACCACACCCCTGATGGACATCGCTATGTGGACTACAATCATTTTCATGATGTCTTGCCTGTAGATAAAGTAGGTTGA
- a CDS encoding MFS transporter: MNRNFWITALIAFVNSLSFTILIPIIYLYGKQFGLSDFQTSLLFSIYSIAQFFATPVIGKLSDRFGRKPLLIISLAGTVIANSIAGTATTAGLLFFARFLDGITGGNASVAQAVISDLTSPKNRAQAFGIYGAAMGLGFVLGPATSLLAQQFSLGAAFLVSGAVAFVALLMTIFFLPETLQSQATKSKNIFDLGLGNLIKGLAMPGVGILLLINFLTGTTFTMFTYAFQPYFIQVLGQNSKSLTLLFLLFGILGVLMQTWGVSVMSKKIDVVKILFLGLFFRSLSFALMPLLPNITYFVIVSIIFSIFNSLVQPMISTLISLNAQPQDQGTALGLNASYLSISNGIGPVIAGVIVKQSNPITYGYPLYLAGLLTFCVLVFAIYNRRRYTPHNS; encoded by the coding sequence ATGAATCGCAACTTTTGGATTACTGCTTTAATTGCCTTTGTGAACTCCCTGAGTTTTACAATTTTAATTCCCATTATCTATCTTTATGGTAAACAATTTGGTTTAAGCGATTTCCAAACCAGTTTACTATTTTCTATTTACTCTATCGCTCAATTTTTTGCCACTCCTGTCATTGGTAAATTGTCTGATCGTTTTGGACGTAAGCCTTTATTAATAATCAGTTTAGCGGGAACTGTTATCGCTAACTCCATAGCTGGAACTGCAACAACTGCGGGGCTGCTTTTTTTCGCCCGATTTTTAGATGGTATCACCGGAGGGAATGCTTCTGTTGCTCAAGCGGTAATTTCTGATCTCACCAGTCCCAAAAATCGCGCTCAAGCCTTTGGAATTTATGGAGCAGCTATGGGTTTAGGCTTTGTCTTAGGGCCAGCTACTAGCTTATTAGCACAACAGTTTTCTTTAGGGGCTGCCTTTTTAGTTTCTGGTGCAGTGGCGTTTGTAGCCCTGTTAATGACAATATTCTTTTTACCGGAAACTCTTCAAAGTCAAGCTACCAAATCCAAGAATATTTTTGATTTAGGCTTAGGAAATTTAATTAAAGGTTTAGCAATGCCGGGAGTCGGTATTTTGCTCTTAATTAATTTTTTAACGGGAACAACTTTTACTATGTTTACCTATGCTTTCCAACCTTACTTTATTCAAGTATTAGGTCAAAACAGTAAGTCTTTAACATTATTATTTTTATTATTTGGGATTCTAGGTGTACTTATGCAAACCTGGGGAGTGTCCGTAATGAGCAAGAAAATTGATGTAGTTAAAATATTATTTTTAGGTTTGTTTTTTCGGAGTTTGTCATTTGCTTTGATGCCACTTTTACCTAATATTACATATTTTGTGATTGTCAGTATAATCTTTTCAATATTTAATTCTCTCGTTCAACCTATGATTAGCACGTTAATTTCTCTTAATGCTCAACCACAAGATCAGGGAACTGCTTTAGGTTTGAATGCATCTTATTTAAGTATTTCTAATGGTATTGGTCCTGTAATTGCCGGAGTGATTGTCAAACAATCTAACCCCATAACCTATGGCTATCCTTTATATTTAGCAGGATTATTAACATTTTGTGTTTTAGTTTTTGCCATATATAATCGCAGAAGATATACACCTCATAACTCATAA
- a CDS encoding DUF2382 domain-containing protein, translating to MPEYLISEKLGTQNPEINASVNLENLAVVEEKIIPLLEEKLIVDSKKQKVGEVIVRKQIKTHIIQVPARRETLIVEQISPEYQKLAEIDLRQGEISGVELTTGQISQFPSFDSNLMVYGEFSSPKIASLLLNAIALDQNNGCQHIKLAIILETESQQQKYQEWFNRCAQDQQPKF from the coding sequence ATGCCTGAATATTTAATTTCGGAAAAACTAGGAACACAAAATCCAGAAATAAATGCGTCTGTTAATTTAGAAAATTTAGCGGTGGTTGAGGAAAAAATTATTCCTCTTTTAGAAGAAAAACTAATTGTTGATAGTAAAAAGCAAAAAGTGGGAGAGGTTATTGTTCGTAAACAAATTAAAACTCACATTATACAAGTTCCTGCTCGTCGAGAAACTTTAATTGTTGAACAAATTAGCCCAGAATATCAAAAACTCGCAGAAATTGATTTACGTCAAGGAGAAATTTCTGGTGTAGAGTTAACTACAGGTCAAATCTCACAATTTCCAAGTTTTGATAGTAATTTAATGGTCTATGGTGAGTTTAGTTCTCCAAAAATTGCTAGTTTACTTTTAAACGCAATTGCTCTAGACCAAAATAATGGGTGCCAGCATATAAAATTGGCAATTATCCTAGAAACTGAGTCCCAACAGCAAAAGTATCAAGAATGGTTTAACCGCTGCGCTCAAGATCAACAACCAAAGTTTTGA
- a CDS encoding DUF4231 domain-containing protein, with translation MLLFLRLIDYLLAAVFISAAIIIYFDSANQEYVIAGSAALAIAIFLFLLNRSSVNTAQKEAQKIELEKKAELYTSLLTLSNSLENNTIIPARAKALEYCQDLINDYKNIRNWARNLYYILQISTVILSGVTPILVLVDKLEAGQAWLKWLPVICPALASIVASIVTSFPFQKNAIVANTIVELLEAEQEKFILGITPAYRCYDITDESEQKQRISQSVEQFITQVNNIHLQQVQQSPEQQNDKKEQATTEQPSSDTTKTEQPA, from the coding sequence ATGTTGTTGTTTTTAAGGCTGATTGATTATTTATTAGCAGCTGTTTTTATCAGTGCTGCTATCATCATTTATTTCGATTCCGCTAATCAAGAATATGTCATAGCTGGTTCAGCAGCCTTAGCTATTGCGATTTTTTTGTTTCTACTCAACAGAAGCTCAGTTAACACTGCTCAGAAGGAAGCACAAAAAATTGAACTTGAAAAAAAAGCTGAACTTTATACCTCTTTATTAACCCTTAGTAATTCCTTGGAAAACAATACCATTATCCCTGCTAGAGCCAAAGCTTTAGAGTATTGTCAAGATTTGATTAATGATTATAAAAACATTAGAAATTGGGCAAGAAATCTTTACTACATTCTGCAAATTTCTACTGTTATTTTGTCTGGTGTTACACCAATTCTAGTATTGGTAGATAAGTTAGAAGCGGGACAAGCTTGGCTGAAATGGCTGCCGGTAATCTGTCCGGCTCTTGCTTCTATTGTTGCCAGTATAGTCACTTCTTTTCCTTTTCAGAAGAATGCAATTGTTGCTAACACAATTGTTGAGTTATTAGAAGCAGAACAAGAAAAGTTTATTTTGGGAATTACACCAGCTTATCGTTGTTATGACATTACTGATGAATCTGAACAAAAACAACGGATAAGTCAATCTGTGGAACAATTCATTACCCAAGTTAATAACATTCACCTGCAACAAGTACAACAATCTCCTGAACAGCAAAATGATAAGAAGGAACAAGCCACTACTGAACAACCCAGTTCTGATACAACTAAAACCGAACAACCTGCTTAG
- a CDS encoding helix-turn-helix transcriptional regulator: MPKKKPSKTDPAILAAVADYFKVLSEGSRLQILTCLKSGAMNVMEIAEATGLGQANLSKHLKVLTQAGILARQPKGTSAFYEIADPIIFELCELVCDRITERVLQQAESLKALRSRTGVF, from the coding sequence ATGCCCAAAAAGAAGCCATCCAAAACTGATCCAGCTATTCTCGCGGCAGTTGCTGACTATTTTAAAGTGCTATCAGAGGGGAGTAGATTACAAATTTTGACCTGTCTGAAATCAGGTGCGATGAATGTGATGGAGATTGCAGAGGCGACTGGTTTAGGGCAAGCAAATCTGTCTAAGCACCTAAAAGTATTAACTCAGGCGGGGATTTTAGCTCGTCAGCCCAAGGGTACTAGTGCTTTTTATGAGATTGCAGATCCGATAATTTTTGAGCTTTGTGAGTTAGTATGCGATCGCATTACCGAAAGAGTATTACAGCAAGCTGAAAGTCTGAAAGCTCTTCGTAGCAGAACTGGAGTTTTTTGA
- a CDS encoding hybrid sensor histidine kinase/response regulator yields MTNDKELEIQMQFLEEATDYLNTLESILLEIDTSKHIDLDNINAAMRAAHSIKGGAAMMGFRVLSDLSHRLEDSFKVLKTSKNSLEIDTHLQSLLLSGVDWLRQIVDLLSQRKALDDKWLKTFCYPIFDELHQRLGDPSPEDIRTMLSSEDSQGIIPLLFETEVEEYLQRLESLLANSSQLELQQEVGIMAAELGGLGEMLQLTAFTQLCESVNHHLKTAPDRFVEIAQLALQAWRRSQALVLTNQKNSLPRDIHLGAVRNIQKQVITSPIVPINENLLVDEEVITDSESLEIELPPEINAVNFPEPNKTVTPEIPSLDYKQIERKGDIITVSKDKENHENTVRVPSKQLEEINDLFGEITIQRNGLNLQLERLRKLVFGLSQRVQILDQEHQEVRLAYEKIITETLAANHQTPDRDADVNGLEMDAYQKLNLLSQEVMETIVQVAEVTSDIQLSVDDTDQIARKLNKTSKQAQRKLTQVRMRPLSDLVERFPRAIRDLNVEYGKNVQLNIEGGKTLIERSILEALNEPLMHLLRNAFDHGIEDPATRHAQGKPEQGLIEIKGYHRSDRTIITMRDDGRGISLEKIRQRAITMGLDTALIAGANDEELLSLIFEPGFTTSDQVTALSGRGVGMDVVRNNLTLVRGDIKVDTQPGIGTTFTLSVPFTLSVARVLLVEIDTNNVRHQRMVLAVPTDVVAEIFLLQNDQVFSMDGGEFLNWQDTMLPLMRLGNYFEFNCSHYNSLDIESPTGINASSVLIVKNDHQPVAVQVDRCWGEQEVAIRQVEGNIPLPEGFSNCTILGDGRVVPLVNTNELVSWITNNQRPHRSNKLPKTRLKTAFLKPQKDKPIARPAHQKGMILIVDDSINVRRYLALTLEKGGYQVEQAKDGQDAWEKLESGLKVQAVICDIEMPRLDGYSFLDRVKSNTEFKNIPIAMLTSRSSNKHRQMAMQLGARAYFSKPYNEQDLLRTLEDMIMRMAETISSNN; encoded by the coding sequence AAGGTTCTGAAAACCAGTAAAAATTCCCTAGAAATTGACACTCATTTACAGAGTTTATTGTTATCTGGTGTTGACTGGCTGCGGCAAATTGTAGATTTGTTATCACAAAGAAAAGCTCTAGATGATAAGTGGTTAAAAACATTTTGCTATCCGATTTTTGATGAATTACATCAGCGGTTGGGTGATCCGTCTCCTGAAGATATTAGAACCATGCTATCCTCAGAAGATAGTCAGGGAATTATTCCATTGTTATTTGAAACCGAAGTAGAAGAGTATTTGCAGCGACTAGAATCTCTGTTAGCAAATAGTTCTCAACTGGAGTTACAGCAAGAAGTGGGGATAATGGCGGCAGAGTTGGGTGGGTTGGGGGAAATGCTTCAGTTAACTGCTTTTACTCAGCTTTGTGAATCAGTTAATCATCACTTAAAAACTGCTCCTGATCGCTTTGTAGAAATTGCTCAGTTAGCATTGCAAGCATGGCGGCGATCGCAAGCTTTAGTGCTGACAAATCAAAAAAATAGCTTACCAAGAGATATTCATCTAGGTGCAGTTAGAAATATTCAAAAGCAGGTTATTACCTCGCCAATAGTCCCAATTAATGAAAATTTATTGGTAGATGAGGAGGTAATTACTGATTCTGAATCATTAGAGATAGAGTTACCACCAGAAATTAATGCTGTTAATTTTCCTGAACCAAACAAAACGGTTACTCCAGAAATTCCATCTTTAGATTATAAACAAATTGAACGTAAAGGTGATATTATCACTGTTTCTAAAGATAAAGAAAATCATGAAAATACAGTTCGAGTTCCTAGTAAGCAACTAGAGGAGATTAATGATTTATTTGGAGAAATAACTATCCAGAGGAATGGACTAAATTTACAATTAGAAAGATTACGAAAATTAGTCTTTGGTCTTAGCCAACGAGTACAAATTCTTGATCAAGAACATCAAGAAGTACGGTTAGCATATGAAAAAATTATTACGGAAACTTTGGCAGCTAATCATCAGACACCAGACAGAGATGCAGATGTCAATGGGTTAGAAATGGATGCCTATCAAAAATTAAATTTGTTATCTCAGGAAGTGATGGAAACTATTGTTCAAGTAGCAGAAGTCACTAGCGATATTCAATTGAGTGTTGATGATACAGATCAAATTGCGCGAAAGCTAAATAAGACATCTAAGCAAGCTCAGAGAAAGTTAACACAAGTGAGGATGCGTCCTTTATCTGATTTGGTAGAACGTTTTCCCAGAGCAATTCGTGATTTAAATGTTGAGTATGGCAAAAATGTCCAATTAAATATTGAAGGTGGGAAAACTTTAATTGAACGCAGCATTTTAGAGGCTTTGAATGAACCTTTAATGCATTTGTTACGTAATGCTTTTGATCATGGAATTGAAGATCCAGCAACTCGTCATGCTCAAGGGAAGCCAGAACAGGGATTAATTGAAATTAAAGGATATCACCGCAGCGATCGCACTATCATTACAATGCGTGATGATGGTAGAGGCATTTCTCTAGAAAAAATCCGCCAACGCGCCATCACAATGGGTTTAGATACAGCATTAATAGCTGGTGCTAATGATGAAGAACTACTATCCCTGATTTTTGAACCTGGGTTTACGACTTCTGATCAAGTCACAGCTTTATCTGGTCGTGGTGTAGGTATGGATGTTGTTCGCAATAACCTGACACTGGTGCGGGGTGATATTAAAGTTGATACACAGCCAGGAATTGGCACGACCTTTACTTTATCAGTACCCTTTACACTGTCAGTTGCACGAGTGTTATTGGTAGAGATTGATACTAATAATGTACGACATCAGCGTATGGTCTTGGCAGTTCCTACAGACGTAGTTGCGGAAATCTTCTTACTGCAAAACGATCAGGTTTTCTCAATGGATGGTGGAGAATTCCTCAACTGGCAAGATACTATGTTACCTTTAATGCGTCTAGGTAATTACTTTGAGTTTAATTGTTCCCACTACAATAGTTTAGACATAGAAAGTCCCACAGGCATTAATGCCAGTAGCGTGTTAATAGTCAAAAATGATCATCAACCAGTGGCTGTGCAAGTAGACCGTTGCTGGGGTGAACAAGAAGTGGCAATTCGCCAAGTTGAAGGAAATATACCTTTACCCGAAGGTTTTAGCAACTGCACAATTCTCGGTGATGGTCGGGTAGTACCACTGGTAAATACTAATGAGTTGGTATCTTGGATTACGAATAATCAACGTCCCCACAGAAGTAATAAATTACCTAAAACTAGATTAAAAACAGCTTTTCTTAAACCACAAAAAGATAAACCTATAGCTAGACCTGCTCACCAAAAAGGCATGATTTTAATTGTCGATGACTCAATTAATGTCCGCCGTTACTTAGCTCTCACTTTAGAAAAAGGAGGGTATCAAGTTGAACAGGCTAAAGATGGCCAAGATGCTTGGGAAAAGTTAGAAAGCGGCTTAAAAGTTCAAGCTGTAATTTGTGATATTGAAATGCCACGTCTTGATGGTTATAGCTTTCTAGATCGTGTTAAATCCAACACAGAATTTAAAAATATTCCTATTGCTATGTTGACTTCTCGTAGCAGTAATAAACATCGTCAAATGGCTATGCAATTAGGTGCGCGAGCTTATTTTTCTAAACCTTATAATGAGCAAGATTTATTGAGAACTTTGGAAGATATGATTATGAGAATGGCAGAAACAATATCATCTAATAATTGA
- the hetL gene encoding heterocyst differentiation pentapeptide repeat protein HetL yields the protein MDVNEILNRYLAGERSFQRVNLQEAELTNANLTGSDFSYADLRQTRLGKTNFSQACLREADLSEAILWGTNLSKADLYRAILREADLTGAKLILARLDEANLIKASLCGANLHGAKLSRALIIKADFRPSSDQRTDLGYAVLSEADLSYADLRAASLHHANLDHAKLCRANLSRSIQWGDLATDLTGASLQGTDLSYANLTNTILRNANLQGADLTGTILTDADLEGAIMPDGTVSG from the coding sequence ATGGATGTAAATGAAATTTTAAACCGTTATCTAGCGGGAGAACGCAGCTTTCAGCGAGTTAATCTACAAGAAGCAGAGCTAACGAATGCTAACCTTACAGGCTCAGATTTTAGCTATGCTGATTTACGTCAAACACGGCTAGGTAAAACCAACTTCAGCCAAGCTTGTTTACGGGAAGCAGACCTGAGTGAAGCCATCCTTTGGGGAACAAACTTGAGCAAAGCAGACTTGTATCGTGCCATTCTACGTGAAGCTGATTTGACTGGTGCAAAGCTAATTCTGGCTCGTTTAGATGAAGCAAACTTAATTAAGGCTAGTTTATGTGGTGCTAATTTGCATGGTGCAAAACTCTCTCGTGCGCTGATAATTAAAGCTGATTTTCGTCCTAGTTCCGACCAACGCACAGATTTAGGGTATGCAGTTTTGAGTGAAGCAGATTTGAGTTACGCTGACTTACGAGCCGCTTCACTGCACCATGCTAATTTGGATCATGCAAAGTTATGTCGAGCCAATCTCAGCCGAAGTATACAGTGGGGAGATTTAGCAACTGATTTGACTGGAGCTAGTTTGCAAGGTACGGATTTAAGTTATGCAAATCTCACTAATACAATATTGCGAAACGCCAATTTACAAGGAGCCGATTTAACAGGAACAATTCTCACCGATGCTGATTTGGAAGGAGCGATTATGCCTGATGGTACAGTATCTGGATAA
- a CDS encoding DUF2382 domain-containing protein, whose amino-acid sequence MALYKLQEFDPNYRDTLEGKDIKGFGVYSQGTNEKIGSVNDILVDDEGHFRYLVIDLGLWIFGKKVLLPIGRTRIEYNTNRVYAIALTREQADNLPEFNERLVADYDYEERVRGIYRNPQYVTTPLETSSPLESSVPVDSSTTSAPRTTSAYDRDTYSYEHEPDLFNLNEQDHQTLKLYEERLIANKNRRKMGEVTVGKHVETEKTRVSVPIDREHVVIERVTPDDAGRTVSSREADFHEGEVARMEIYEETPEIRKEAFVREEVRVKKVIEHDQVETQETVRREELDVSSPNLPIEER is encoded by the coding sequence ATGGCTCTTTACAAATTACAAGAGTTTGATCCTAACTATCGTGATACCCTTGAAGGTAAAGATATTAAAGGATTCGGAGTTTACAGCCAAGGAACTAACGAAAAGATTGGTAGTGTTAATGATATTTTAGTTGATGATGAAGGTCATTTTCGTTATTTAGTCATTGACTTAGGGTTGTGGATTTTCGGTAAGAAAGTATTACTCCCCATTGGTAGGACTCGTATCGAGTACAATACCAATCGGGTTTACGCCATTGCATTAACAAGAGAACAAGCTGACAATTTACCCGAATTTAATGAACGTCTAGTTGCAGATTACGACTATGAAGAACGGGTACGGGGAATATATCGCAATCCCCAGTATGTCACCACACCTTTGGAAACATCATCTCCCCTCGAATCATCAGTACCTGTAGACTCATCAACAACCTCGGCACCAAGAACTACATCAGCTTACGACCGCGATACCTATAGCTACGAACATGAGCCTGATTTGTTCAACTTGAATGAGCAAGATCATCAAACTCTAAAATTGTATGAAGAAAGACTTATTGCCAATAAAAACCGTCGCAAGATGGGGGAAGTCACAGTTGGTAAGCACGTAGAAACTGAAAAAACACGAGTTTCAGTACCAATTGACAGAGAACACGTTGTCATTGAACGTGTCACACCAGATGACGCTGGTAGAACTGTTTCTTCTCGTGAAGCTGACTTCCATGAAGGTGAAGTTGCTCGCATGGAAATTTACGAAGAAACACCTGAAATTCGCAAAGAGGCATTTGTCAGGGAAGAAGTTAGAGTTAAAAAAGTAATTGAGCATGATCAGGTTGAAACTCAAGAAACTGTGCGTCGTGAGGAGTTAGATGTAAGTTCCCCTAATCTACCAATTGAAGAACGATAA